Genomic window (Hyalangium minutum):
GGAGGCCTTCTTCTTCACCACCTCGGGGTCGCCGGAGAACGCGCGGCCATTGCGGAACATGTGGCCGGAGGGGGCGACGTCGAACACAGGGGCGAGGTTCATGTTGAGGCCGACCTCGAGCATGGCCTTGCCGACGCGGACGCCCCAGGCCTCCACCTCTTTCTCCTCCAGGTTGGCGAGCTCTCTCGCGAGCGGGAGCGCCTGGAGGGAGGGGTGGCGGTTGAGGCGGTTGAAGCTGCCGCCCTCGATGTCGACGGCGAAGAAGGGAGGGATGCGAGCGCGCTGGCGAGAGGAGCGGATGCGCTCCTTGGCCGCATCGATCTTCCGGAGGGTGGCTCCCACGAAGAGCACACCGCCGACTTCGGTGGCACCTTCTTTGCTGATCTGCGGATAGGCGAGGAGCAACTGGCCGACCTTGTCGCGCAGGGAGAGCGACTGGAGGACGCGCTCAACGCGGGCCTCATCGGGAGTGCGTTCGGCAAAGGCCTTGTTCTTGGGGGCCTTCGCGGCGGCGTCGCCGAAGGCACAGAGCAGGAAAAACAGGGGCACGAGCGATGAACGAAGGGCGCCACGCATAGGAACCGCAGTCTTCCACAAACCCCGCGCGAGACCCTCTGGCACAGAGATGAGACGGGGCTTTGACGCCGCCTCCCTCGCCGTGCAATCACCCGGGCACAAAGTCCCGGATAATAAGTCAAACCCGAAAGAAGGAGGCCGACGAATGAACTGGACCCGTGGAGTGGCCCTGGTGGCCGGAGCAGTGCTGGTTGCTGGCTGTGGAGCAGAGGAGTTGGCGGCTGGGGAGGAGGGCGAGCTGGGCGAGGCGGTGCAGGTGCAGCGCGAGCAGTCCTCGGTGGAGCGGGAGCTCACGGCGCTGGCGTACTGCGATGACGTGGCGACGTGGCCCACGGCGTACACGGATCTCGAGAACCAGGTGCTGACGCTGGTGAACCAGAAGCGCGCGGCGGGGGCCACGTGTGGCGGGGTGTACAATCCGCCGGTGGCGGCGCTGACGCTGGACACGAAGCTGCGCTGTGCGGCGCGCAAGCACTCGAAGGACATGGGGGACAAGAACTTCTTCAGCCACACGGGCTCGAACGGCTCCACGCCGTGGCAGCGCATCACCTCAGCGGGCTACAGCTATACGGGGGCGGGGGAGAACATCGCAGCCGGGCACGCCACGGCGCTCGCCGTGGTGAACGGCTGGATGGCCAGCACGGGGCACTGCACCAACATCATGAATGGTACCTTCAAGCACCTGGGCGTGGGGTACTACCCGCGCTCGGGCAGCACCTACACGCATTACTGGACGCAGGACTTCGGTAAGCCGTAGGCCGCACCTGCTCTAGGAGCCTCCATGGAACTCTATTTCTGTCCGATGACCTGTTCGCTCGCGACGCGCATCGCGCTGTACGAGCTCGACGAGCCCGCGACGTTCCACATGGTGAACGTCGTCACCAAGAAGATGGCGGACGGCGGGGACTACTTCCAGATCAACCCAAAGGGGCAGGTGCCGGCGCTGCGCACGCGCGAGGGCGTGCTGCTCACCGAGGGCCCGGCGGTGCTCCAGTACGTGGCGGATCTGAAGCCGGAGCGGGGACTGGCGCCGAAGGCGGGGACGCTCGAGCGCTATCAGCTCCAGCAGTGGCTGAACTACATCAGCACCGAGGTCCACAAGCAGATCTTCTATACGATCTTCTC
Coding sequences:
- a CDS encoding glycoside hydrolase family 3 N-terminal domain-containing protein produces the protein MPLFFLLCAFGDAAAKAPKNKAFAERTPDEARVERVLQSLSLRDKVGQLLLAYPQISKEGATEVGGVLFVGATLRKIDAAKERIRSSRQRARIPPFFAVDIEGGSFNRLNRHPSLQALPLARELANLEEKEVEAWGVRVGKAMLEVGLNMNLAPVFDVAPSGHMFRNGRAFSGDPEVVKKKASAFARGLAKSGVAAIGKHFPGYGDLDSDSDHERATVDWDEARVRAEASVFGSASPFLGGVMMSNVVYSQFGSKPAILEPALVALAHESGWITVTDDVAIRALAEQIGAEREEVVRLAFRAGNDLILTTEPPDWTGGLDYFGILMKLAQSEPPMAAQLDAAVRRVLRLKDRLGLLDGM
- a CDS encoding CAP domain-containing protein, with amino-acid sequence MNWTRGVALVAGAVLVAGCGAEELAAGEEGELGEAVQVQREQSSVERELTALAYCDDVATWPTAYTDLENQVLTLVNQKRAAGATCGGVYNPPVAALTLDTKLRCAARKHSKDMGDKNFFSHTGSNGSTPWQRITSAGYSYTGAGENIAAGHATALAVVNGWMASTGHCTNIMNGTFKHLGVGYYPRSGSTYTHYWTQDFGKP
- a CDS encoding glutathione binding-like protein, whose translation is MELYFCPMTCSLATRIALYELDEPATFHMVNVVTKKMADGGDYFQINPKGQVPALRTREGVLLTEGPAVLQYVADLKPERGLAPKAGTLERYQLQQWLNYISTEVHKQIFYTIFSPQWPAEAKVFVREQVAPAKYDFLSKHLDGREFLLDTGFTVADAYLVTTLNWCGAAGIDLGRWPVMKAYLDRMKARPAVGRAITEERALREKMA